A single Corticium candelabrum chromosome 12, ooCorCand1.1, whole genome shotgun sequence DNA region contains:
- the LOC134187630 gene encoding uncharacterized protein LOC134187630 yields MTGIEEREGSTLALLNQWCSKKSPSEATVEHLINALKSSDISDGANIMQQYCKPMDDVQPVSVISRKFKMELNEVKSIKLDLGDGKYVKFHQTFSVKETISAQGGILSCPKNEQFIFIPSGALLSDTIIEATVYHVVDSVGLDSTEFVTSMLEITPHDLKFQKPIEILMSHHLFVDGDGSKVTVLFHSGASTVNSFTSLCELTSVNESRVANGMMMTLWEDFIHIETSHICMLKAICKGKSFIKVWALLFSHKTPDQFCFRLFLTKSLPKSTDDIFEDMKMTGCEFERRYCTQVTLTCGKKENLQVTVEIPSSAHGWAAKTNSDLSQTILYKDIQNLVVQDRPYISTDFAFDKTSDVGVTNFAPVFVLNRSRCVLSSSSTSRQTADAVSTGSQQNNVSDMACDGQHQTLAYASQSQQLHEKVAVTLDNHDRSSSLDHKDANRNASTGCAEQDVQPSLNSSDLRQSYQHLDLDRVVTNSDIQFVSTYEKVAQMSLQIGWLMLKGDGYSCTLKEVRDTVMKDVLDQPDCTKLTHMIEEWMHRSGNRATVRALIEICCDPMIGGDRNYMECTLTSPSQLYKSSFETDLSTIHHSKVRPEDLVAAASAVGVKWEEFAARLAPVLFSVDKTEQIKEQYGKPFTQCRVMLEEWANSLDRKATNGSLIAVMLKMSMRRQANEIFGERLVEHVEIVPVN; encoded by the exons ATGACTGGCATC GAAGAAAGAGAAGGCTCGACACTGGCTTTATTGAATCAGTGGTGCAGCAAGAAGTCACCGTCTGAAGCAACCGTTGAGCATCTAATCAATGCATTGAAGTCATCTGATATAAGTGATGGTGCTAACATTATGCAACAGTACTGCAAG CCTATGGATGACGTACAACCTGTTTCTGTAATTTCTCGCAAATTCAAGATGGAGTTGAATGAAGTCAAATCAATCAAATTAGATCTTGGAGATGGCAAGTATGTCAAATTCCATCAGACATTTTCTGTCAAGGAAACGATTTCAGCACAAGGTGGCATTCTAAGCTGTCCAAAAAATGagcaatttatttttattccTTCAGGTGCTTTGCTGTCGGACACAATCATTGAAGCTACAGTTTATCATGTTGTTGACTCAGTTGGACTGGACAGCACAGAATTTGTGACAAGCATGTTGGAGATCACTCCTCACGACCTCAAATTTCAGAAACCTATTGAAATTTTGATGTCTCATCATCTGTTTGTCGATGGTGATGGCAGTAAGGTCACAGTTTTATTTCACAGTGGTGCATCGACAGTCAATAGCTTTACATCTCTTTGTGAATTGACATCAGTTAACGAGTCTCGTGTGGCTAATGGCATGATGATGACTCTTTGGGAAGATTTCATTCACATTGAAACTTCTCATATTTGTATGCTTAAGGCAATTTGTAAAGGCAAATCTTTCATTAAAGTTTGGGCCTTGCTGTTTTCCCATAAGACTCCAGACCAATTTTGTTTTCGGCTGTTTCTTACAAAAAGTCTACCTAAGTCTACTGATGACATTTTTGAAGACATGAAAATGACTGGCTGTGAATTTgaacgcaggtattgcacacaGGTAACGTTAACTTGCGgaaaaaaagaaaatttaCAAGTGACTGTTGAGATTCCTTCAAGTGCACATGGATGGGCAGCAAAGACAAATTCTGATTTGAGTCAGACCATTCTCTATAAAGATATTCAAAATTTGGTCGTCCAAGATAGGCCATATATTAGCACAGACTTTGCTTTTGATAAAACATCGGATGTTGGTGTAACTAATTTTGCCCCAGTGTTTGTGCTGAATCGTAGTCGATGTGTTCTCTCTTCATCATCGACTTCTAGACAAACAGCTGATGCTGTTTCAACTGGTAGTCAGCAAAACAACGTTTCAG ACATGGCATGTGATGGACAGCACCAGACGTTAGCGTATGCCAGCCAGTCACAGCAACTTCATGAAAAAGTTGCTGTCACACTTGATAATCATGATAGATCAAGCTCGTTAGACCACAAGGATGCTAATCGCAATGCCAGTACAG GGTGTGCTGAACAAGATGTGCAACCTTCATTAAATTCATCTGACTTGAGACAAAGTTACCAACATCTTGACTTAGATAGGGTTGTTACAAACAGTGATATCCAATTTGTTTCTACATATGAGAAAGTGGCCCAAATGTCATTGCAAATAGGGTGGTTGATGCTAAAAGGGGATGGCTATAGCTGTACACTTAAGGAGGTGAGAGACACTGTTATGAAGGACGTTCTGGATCAACCAGATTGTACAAAGCTTACTCACATGATTGAGGAATGGATGCACCGTTCAGGAAACAGAGCAACTGTTAGAGCATTGATAGAAATCTGTTGTGATCCTATGATTGGTGGTGACCGGAATTATATGGAGTGTACACTTACCTCACCCTCTCAGCTTTACAAATCGTCTTTTG AAACTGATTTGTCAACAATACATCATAGCAAGGTGAGACCAGAAGATCTGGTTGCTGCGGCAAGTGCAGTGGGTGTAAAGTGGGAGGAGTTTGCTGCCAGGCTAGCACCAGTTCTGTTTAGTGTTGACAAGACAGAACAGATTAAAGAGCAGTATGGCAAACCTTTCACTCAGTGTCGTGTGATGTTGGAGGAATGGGCAAACAGTTTAGACAGGAAAGCTACCAATGGGTCATTGATTGCAGTGATGTTGAAGATGAGTATGAGAAGACAAGCTAATGAAATTTTTGGAGAAAGGCTTGTGGAACATGTGGAAATAGTGCCTGTTAATTGA